From a region of the Paenibacillus lutimineralis genome:
- a CDS encoding carbohydrate ABC transporter permease: MNTVPVPKRRAAFSGSGSKRKASTTQIISFITLIITTFIMLLPLFFMVSTSLKSKREMLKFPPTFLPESWQWSNYTEIFDTLQFGTLYKNSLIIGVVTVFGTLISSALAAYGFSRYRGKGNQLWFMLLLATMMLPYPAIMIPQFIFFSKLNWIDTFLPLIVPSFFGSAYNIFLLRQFFSTLPEDLFDAGRIDGCGELRMWYKIALPLSGPALATVAIFAFIYSWNDLLAPVLYLSSTERFTLPVGMASLTSSRFRIPPWHLLMVASVLAMVPIVTLFAVAQKQFVEGIVLTGIK, encoded by the coding sequence ATGAACACCGTACCGGTACCCAAACGCCGTGCCGCTTTTTCAGGCTCAGGCTCCAAACGTAAAGCAAGCACTACGCAAATCATCAGTTTCATCACCTTGATTATTACGACCTTTATCATGCTGCTTCCGTTGTTCTTTATGGTCTCCACCTCGCTGAAATCAAAGCGGGAAATGCTCAAGTTCCCTCCGACCTTTCTACCGGAGAGCTGGCAATGGAGCAATTACACCGAAATCTTCGACACACTGCAATTCGGCACGCTGTATAAGAACAGTCTGATTATCGGCGTCGTCACTGTGTTCGGAACACTAATCTCTTCAGCTTTGGCAGCGTATGGTTTCTCACGTTATAGAGGTAAAGGGAATCAGCTGTGGTTCATGCTGCTGCTGGCTACGATGATGCTGCCGTATCCGGCGATCATGATTCCGCAATTTATTTTCTTCTCCAAGCTGAACTGGATCGATACTTTTTTACCATTAATTGTTCCATCATTTTTCGGGTCAGCCTATAACATCTTTCTGCTGCGGCAATTCTTCTCGACCCTGCCTGAGGACTTGTTCGACGCCGGTAGGATCGATGGCTGTGGAGAACTGCGGATGTGGTACAAAATCGCCCTGCCGCTGTCCGGCCCTGCCCTGGCGACCGTAGCGATCTTCGCCTTCATTTACAGCTGGAACGATCTGCTAGCGCCGGTGCTGTACCTGAGTTCCACGGAACGCTTCACGCTGCCAGTGGGGATGGCTTCCTTGACTTCTTCCAGGTTCCGCATCCCGCCGTGGCATCTGCTTATGGTCGCTTCCGTGCTGGCGATGGTCCCGATCGTCACCCTGTTCGCCGTCGCCCAGAAGCAATTCGTTGAGGGAATTGTGCTTACGGGCATCAAATAA
- a CDS encoding carbohydrate ABC transporter permease — protein MTFKESRRQTFYMYLFIAPWLIGFLVFALYPILASLYYSFTDYDIIHPPRFVGLANYIEMFHNELFWKSVVVTLKYSFIGVPVQLLLALGFALLLNQTIPFRGFFRTAMYFPSMVSGVAMSLLWYWIFNPQIGLFNYILSWFGIHGPAWLMNPDTALYALIIMTLWTAGTGMILFLAGLQGVPASLIEAAKLDGAGRFKTFLHVTLPMLSPVLLFQLIMSIIDSFQVFTQAYVMTQGGPNYSTWFYVYNLYTSAFKEYRAGYSSALAWVLLIVVMICTALIMKASDRYVHYEGGGRK, from the coding sequence GTGACCTTTAAAGAAAGCCGGCGACAAACCTTCTATATGTATTTATTCATCGCTCCCTGGCTGATCGGCTTCCTCGTGTTTGCGCTTTACCCTATTTTGGCATCGCTTTATTACAGCTTTACGGATTACGACATTATCCATCCACCCCGGTTTGTCGGGCTGGCTAACTACATCGAGATGTTCCATAACGAGCTGTTCTGGAAATCCGTAGTCGTCACGCTGAAATATTCCTTTATAGGCGTGCCTGTTCAATTGCTGCTGGCGCTCGGATTTGCACTGCTGCTGAATCAGACGATTCCTTTCCGCGGCTTCTTCCGAACCGCCATGTATTTTCCGAGCATGGTCTCAGGGGTAGCGATGTCCCTGCTATGGTATTGGATCTTCAACCCGCAGATCGGATTATTCAACTACATACTCTCTTGGTTCGGAATCCATGGTCCTGCCTGGCTGATGAACCCCGATACTGCACTGTACGCCTTGATTATTATGACTTTATGGACTGCAGGCACGGGAATGATACTGTTCCTCGCCGGATTACAGGGCGTTCCTGCCAGTCTAATCGAAGCTGCAAAACTTGACGGAGCCGGCCGTTTCAAAACCTTCCTCCATGTCACACTTCCTATGCTCTCACCGGTACTGCTCTTTCAACTCATCATGAGCATCATTGATTCCTTCCAAGTATTTACGCAAGCCTATGTTATGACACAAGGGGGACCGAATTACTCCACCTGGTTCTATGTCTACAACTTATATACAAGCGCTTTCAAAGAATATCGCGCTGGCTACTCCTCGGCTCTGGCCTGGGTACTGCTGATCGTCGTTATGATCTGTACCGCGCTCATCATGAAAGCATCCGACCGCTATGTTCACTATGAGGGAGGAGGACGCAAATGA
- a CDS encoding glycerate kinase: MMEKTFVLAPDSFKESMTAREVCIAMEKGLRKVYPQAKYIHVPMADGGEGTVQSLVDASGGTLYEKEVTGPLGQPVKAQFGILGDGVTAAIEMASASGIHLVTKETKNPLITTTYGTGELIAECLDRGVQQIIIGIGGSATNDGGAGMAEALGVEFLDSEGKSIPRGGGGLDKLATIDVSRLDPRLQEVNLIVASDVTNPLCGEHGASRVFGPQKGATPEMVLQLDNNLAHYAKVIQQQLGKDVRDYPGAGAAGGLGAGLLTFTRSTMQKGIEIVIEHTDLKNKLAEADYVFTGEGGIDFQTKFGKTPYGVAQAAKQLGKKVIAVAGYIGEGIDTLYDEGIDAVFGIVPGAADLEKVLAEGAQNVERTCENIGRLIALSSK; encoded by the coding sequence GTGATGGAGAAGACATTTGTATTAGCGCCGGATTCATTCAAAGAGAGCATGACGGCCAGGGAAGTATGCATCGCGATGGAGAAGGGGCTGCGGAAGGTGTATCCGCAGGCGAAATATATTCATGTTCCGATGGCGGATGGCGGCGAAGGGACGGTTCAATCGTTGGTTGATGCCAGTGGCGGGACGCTGTATGAGAAGGAAGTTACGGGTCCGCTGGGCCAGCCGGTTAAGGCCCAATTCGGGATACTTGGCGATGGAGTAACTGCAGCCATCGAGATGGCTTCGGCAAGTGGAATTCATCTGGTAACCAAAGAGACCAAGAACCCTCTTATCACAACGACTTATGGGACGGGAGAGCTTATTGCGGAATGTCTCGACCGTGGGGTACAGCAGATCATTATCGGGATCGGCGGGAGCGCCACGAATGATGGTGGCGCAGGTATGGCCGAAGCGTTAGGCGTGGAATTCCTTGATTCAGAAGGGAAAAGTATACCGCGCGGCGGCGGCGGGCTAGACAAGCTAGCCACGATCGATGTATCCAGGCTGGATCCGCGCCTGCAGGAGGTAAACTTAATCGTGGCCAGCGATGTCACAAATCCGCTATGCGGCGAGCATGGCGCATCGCGGGTGTTCGGCCCGCAGAAGGGAGCCACGCCGGAGATGGTGCTGCAGCTTGATAATAACCTGGCTCATTATGCCAAGGTGATCCAGCAGCAGCTTGGCAAGGACGTCCGTGACTATCCCGGCGCAGGCGCAGCCGGAGGGCTCGGAGCGGGCCTGCTTACTTTCACCCGTTCCACGATGCAGAAGGGCATTGAAATCGTGATTGAGCATACCGATTTGAAGAATAAGCTGGCTGAGGCCGATTATGTGTTCACTGGCGAAGGCGGTATCGACTTCCAGACGAAGTTCGGCAAGACGCCTTATGGAGTAGCCCAGGCAGCCAAGCAGCTCGGCAAGAAAGTCATTGCCGTGGCCGGCTATATCGGCGAAGGCATCGATACCCTCTACGATGAAGGGATTGATGCGGTATTTGGTATTGTACCGGGAGCTGCTGATTTGGAGAAGGTGCTGGCGGAAGGCGCGCAGAATGTGGAGCGTACCTGCGAGAATATCGGCAGATTGATCGCATTGAGTTCTAAATAA
- a CDS encoding GntP family permease has protein sequence MDGFTISWIGALVGLAIAIVLILRKLNPVYALFLGAIVGALIGEANLEQTINVLVSGTQSVMGTVIRVLAAGVLAGVMMESGAAETIAQAIVKKFGGGKAILALALATMIITAVGVFIPVAVLIVAPIALSVGNKMGISKLALLLALSGGGKAGNIISPNPNTIAAARGFGLDLSDVMIAGFVPAIFGLVVTVIVASLLKRKGVMVSDAEAVQDTEIDTSKYPPLKKAIVAPLVAVILLMINPIGSIAGIDALSSFKVDAMYILPIAGVVGMLAMGQGKHILKYTASGLNKMTATVLILIGAGGIAGLISASDLSTQVVSLIEASGISGTFLAPISGVLMAAATASTSTGVILATGSFGQAILDMGTAPMAAAVMVHTGATVIDSLPQGNYFHVTAGSMNMSIKQRMGLIPYEAIVGGTMTIVATLMYGFLL, from the coding sequence ATGGATGGATTTACGATCAGTTGGATTGGAGCGCTGGTAGGTCTCGCAATCGCAATCGTATTGATCTTGAGAAAGCTTAATCCTGTATACGCTTTATTTCTGGGGGCGATCGTCGGGGCTTTGATTGGTGAGGCTAATCTAGAGCAGACGATCAACGTACTTGTTAGCGGAACACAGAGCGTTATGGGCACCGTCATTCGTGTGTTGGCAGCGGGTGTGTTGGCCGGTGTCATGATGGAATCCGGGGCGGCAGAGACGATCGCCCAGGCAATCGTTAAGAAATTTGGCGGTGGAAAGGCGATATTGGCTCTAGCGCTTGCTACTATGATTATTACAGCGGTTGGGGTATTTATTCCGGTTGCCGTATTAATCGTAGCGCCTATCGCACTGTCCGTCGGCAATAAGATGGGCATCTCCAAGCTTGCCTTGTTGCTTGCGCTTTCGGGCGGAGGGAAGGCGGGTAATATTATATCTCCGAACCCAAATACGATTGCCGCCGCACGTGGGTTTGGATTAGACTTAAGTGATGTTATGATCGCGGGTTTTGTTCCGGCTATTTTTGGACTTGTTGTAACCGTTATTGTGGCTTCGCTCTTGAAACGCAAAGGAGTTATGGTAAGCGACGCAGAGGCGGTTCAGGATACCGAGATTGACACTTCGAAGTATCCGCCGCTTAAGAAGGCCATCGTTGCGCCGCTTGTAGCTGTCATATTATTGATGATTAACCCGATCGGTTCGATCGCTGGAATCGATGCGTTGTCTAGCTTCAAGGTTGACGCGATGTACATTTTGCCGATTGCCGGGGTTGTTGGCATGCTGGCGATGGGACAAGGCAAGCACATTCTGAAATATACGGCATCCGGACTGAATAAGATGACAGCGACGGTGCTGATTCTGATCGGTGCCGGCGGGATCGCGGGGCTTATCTCCGCTTCCGACCTGTCTACTCAGGTTGTGTCTTTGATTGAGGCTTCAGGGATCTCGGGAACATTCCTGGCTCCGATCTCAGGTGTTCTTATGGCTGCCGCTACAGCTTCGACTTCTACTGGAGTTATACTCGCTACCGGTTCGTTCGGTCAAGCGATCCTCGATATGGGAACGGCTCCGATGGCTGCCGCCGTTATGGTGCATACCGGGGCGACCGTGATCGACTCCTTGCCACAGGGTAACTACTTCCACGTTACCGCAGGCAGCATGAATATGAGTATTAAACAGCGGATGGGGCTAATTCCTTATGAAGCGATTGTCGGCGGGACGATGACTATTGTAGCAACTTTAATGTATGGATTCTTGCTATAA